CTCGGCGTTTGCGTCCTCCCGGACCAGGATCTCGATCGAGCCCCCGGAGCCCTTGATCTCGCCCTCGGGGTCGCCGAGGAAGACGACGGAGACCGAGCCCCCGCTCGAGCGCAGGTCCACGGCGCCGTCCACGCCGTCGATGTGCAGCTCTCCACCCGAGGTGCGAGCCGCGACGTCGCCGAAGACGTCGCGGAGGGCGATGTTCCCGCCGGAGCTCTTGACCCGCACGTCGCCATCGACGTGCAGGATCTCGAGATCGCCGCCCGAGCTCGACAGGTCGATCGGACCGATCGTGCGACTCACGCTCGCGTCGCCGCCGCTCGTCGAGAGCGACACATCCCCGCCGATCCCGTCGACGCGCACGTCGCCGCCGCTCGAACGCAGCGCCAGCGAATAGCGGGTCGGCACCCAGATCCGCACGCGAACATCGACCCCCCCGAGCAGGCCGCCGAGCCAGCCGTCCACGCGCGCCTCGAAGCGCACATC
The genomic region above belongs to Deltaproteobacteria bacterium and contains:
- a CDS encoding DUF4097 domain-containing protein, whose amino-acid sequence is MMEPGEDAVTEPIDANAWLEESLPVEPGGTLFVRSSRGTVDVRSHEADEVRVEAEARGRRAEQVRFLLEPSGNDVRFEARVDGWLGGLLGGVDVRVRIWVPTRYSLALRSSGGDVRVDGIGGDVSLSTSGGDASVSRTIGPIDLSSSGGDLEILHVDGDVRVKSSGGNIALRDVFGDVAARTSGGELHIDGVDGAVDLRSSGGSVSVVFLGDPEGEIKGSGGSIEILVREDANAEIDAKSSGGEIELELELDRRREPSRRHVVGSLGIGGPRLVVRSSGGSIRIAEL